In the Pseudobacteroides sp. genome, AAATTATTAGTCAAACACCCGGATATCAATTATGTTTTCTGCACCAATTACAACGATACTATCGGTGCGGCCAGAGAAATTGTTGATCTCAACAAATCCGAAAGGATCAAAATAATAGGTTCTGACTATGTTTTGAAGGATAGTATAAACTACGAGATGGAAACTTACATCAAGACAGGGACAATTTTAGCTAATGTGATACAGGATCCTTATAGCATAGGTAAAAATGCAATGAGTAAAATGATTAATCATAAAAAAGGGAAATTAGAAAAGCCTGAAGAGGAGGGCTTCGATTTTGTTTATACAGAGTTTTCGGAATAACGAGCTTTTATTTTACTTCACATAGATAGGGGCAAGAAAATGTTTTTTAGTATTAAAACCAAACTAGTAGTGTTTTTTGTAACATTGATTTTAGCAATGAGCGTTGTAAGTTATTTTGTTTTTCTCCAGTATTCATCATTTGTTCACAACCTGAAGTCTCTTGATAATATTATGGAGGATATCAATAAAACACAATCCGATCTTGCAAATGACATCGTGCTTACAAGGTTTGTGCCTAGAAATTTTGATTCACAGGTAAGCTCCAACAAGCTGATAAACGATATAAATGACGCTTTCTATCTAAAGCTTATGGATCCTTCGGAATATGCAACCTATAGAAGTATTCAAGAAATGGTGCTATCCTATACCGAAGAAGCAAAGGAAGCCCTTCGTGCCAAATCAGGAAGGAATCCGGAAAAATCCCTCATACATTTTAATAAATCTGAGAAAATAGCAGGTTATATGAAGGAACAAATCAATAAGCTGGTTTCTTCCTACAGGATAGGTCTTGTCCAAAAGATGCAGAACCAGTACATTATAGTAATAACGCTTTTTGCAACAGCATTTGTAAGCATTGTTTTCTCCATTGTATTCTCAGGAAGGATAACAAGACATATAATGAATCTTACAAAGGTTGCACATATTGTTTCAGGTGGCAAATTTGATATTGAGGAGATTCCCATAACTGGAAAAGATGAAATAAGCATTCTTACGTCAGCATTTAACACAATGATTTCCAATATAAAAAAGTTGATTTCTGAGATAAAGGAAAAGGCTGAGGTGGAAAAGAAGCTGAAACAAAAGGAAGTTGAGAATCTTGAAATAAATAATCTTCTTAAAGAGGCGGAGCTTAGAGCATTACAGGCACAAATCAACCCTCACTTTCTTTTTAATACGCTAGGCTGTGTAGCACATACTGCATTAAAGGAAGATGCTGATAAAACATATGATCTGATAATGTCGGTGGCTGACTTGTTTCGCTACAATCTCTCAAGATCCCATAAATACGGCACCTTGAGGGATGAGATAAATAATATTAAGGAGTACATAAATATACAAAAGGCTAGGTTTAATGACAAATTTGAATTTAGTGTCCAGATAGAAGATGACAGCCTGCTGGATATAACAATACCATGCCTCAGTATCCAGCCTATTGTTGAAAATTCTTTCCTGCATGGTATAGAAAAGATAGAAAAACCGGGTATTATTAAAATAAGTGTGTTTAAGAAACAAAAAAATATTGTTGTAGAGATATGGGATACCGGTGTTGGCATGAGTGAGGCAAGGATAAAAGAAATAATGTCGGATGATCCCCTTCCGGATTTTAATGTCCCTGCAGGACACACCACAAGCCTTGGATTAAAAAACGTAATTAAGCGATTGAGATTGTTTTACCGGAAAAGGGATGTGATAGAAATAAAGAGCCAAGTGGGAGAAAGTACAAGCGTTATTCTTTATCTTCCTGCAGAAATGGAGTGATGCATTATGTATAAAATGATAATCGCTGATGATGAGTCTTTTGTAAGAGACGCTTTTAAGATGGTAATAAACAAGCATTTTCCTCAAATTAGGATTGTAGCTGAGG is a window encoding:
- a CDS encoding sensor histidine kinase, with amino-acid sequence MFFSIKTKLVVFFVTLILAMSVVSYFVFLQYSSFVHNLKSLDNIMEDINKTQSDLANDIVLTRFVPRNFDSQVSSNKLINDINDAFYLKLMDPSEYATYRSIQEMVLSYTEEAKEALRAKSGRNPEKSLIHFNKSEKIAGYMKEQINKLVSSYRIGLVQKMQNQYIIVITLFATAFVSIVFSIVFSGRITRHIMNLTKVAHIVSGGKFDIEEIPITGKDEISILTSAFNTMISNIKKLISEIKEKAEVEKKLKQKEVENLEINNLLKEAELRALQAQINPHFLFNTLGCVAHTALKEDADKTYDLIMSVADLFRYNLSRSHKYGTLRDEINNIKEYINIQKARFNDKFEFSVQIEDDSLLDITIPCLSIQPIVENSFLHGIEKIEKPGIIKISVFKKQKNIVVEIWDTGVGMSEARIKEIMSDDPLPDFNVPAGHTTSLGLKNVIKRLRLFYRKRDVIEIKSQVGESTSVILYLPAEME